From Syngnathus typhle isolate RoL2023-S1 ecotype Sweden linkage group LG5, RoL_Styp_1.0, whole genome shotgun sequence:
TGGAGTACTTACTGTACTCTGCCTCAGACGACACGCTCGTCTTCCGATCACTCGGGATGTTCTGTTGTGGAAACCACACAAAGAAAAGGGAATATCTCAGGACACTGGAAGGGATTTAAACACTCAGGTATTAAGAATTAGGATACATAAATGTCCATTTGGTATAAATAAATCCACCTCCCAAAAATAAAGCCTATTCCCCCCTTCTTCCTGAAGGCTCATTTCAGTTGAGCCATTTTATCAGATGAATTTTCATATTTCGGAGTAAGGATTACGCTGGCAGACACTTTTAATCTGCTCGCTCAcgtcagcaatttttttttgtgttctacgctttattttacttttaaccaGGCTGCTGTACTCAAAATAACTTTGCTGTAACTGTCTGGCTAtgagaaaaaacaaattttgCAATGCATCCTGGACTGCTTGCCAGCCAGTTGCAGTTTTAAACAATGCAAGCATAaaggagaacatacaaactgaTCTTGAAACCTGAACGGCAGAACTTTGAGTAGGAGTGCTTTTCTGTAAACAGTAGTGGCAGTGAACTcaatgcagcttttttttttcccccgacaaGCGGCAGCTTCCAAAACGTAAAGAATaattacattttcaaaatgagTCATTGGACCACACACGGGAAGAGCGCTCGTTCCTCTGCTGCTTCTTGGAGaagctttttgttttgatgGGGTTCAAATCAAGGTGGTTCCCCTGGCACCAATTAAGAAGATGGATGATCTCAGGGTGTAAGGTTATCTCATCATTGGAAGAGACATCAGACCTACCACAGCTGGGTCTGCAAACGTCACCAGGATGTTGGAAGGTGAATGAAGGAATCTAGTAGGGGGCACAGCACAAATCCtccgaaataaataaatacatgtcaatgtgtgacaaaaataataaataaatacatattgaAATCATTGATATCACTTACCCCCAGGCTTGTGTTCCTCCACATCACACATTTGAAGTTCCATTAATATTGTTGCCAGAACTGTAGAGGATGTGTGATTTAAATGAATGATAAAATACAGAATGTTGTTAGCACGCTTGGCTAAATATGTGGCCATCATAATTGGCCTGCACTTTATGTTTCTGAAGTAAGCACATGAAAACCTTCACATCGTACAAACAAAAGAAGTATTTATGCAGCCAATACGCATTTAGCTAAGAAAATGtaaatgaataatttaaaaacaaccacaacCAGTGACCTTACGGGTTTGGTTCAATTCAActttaatacatttaaaatgtaaatcTTGTTCcgttatattttaaaataaaggcCCTAATATTGTATTATAATTTGAGTGTTAAAAAGATTAAAACGCAAACCGTGTTAGCAGGCGAGGATAGCTTGGTTGGCTAAATGATTAAAGTCATAGACTAGCATGTGTTCACACAAATTGACGCTACAGGAAGGGCAGATTCAATCCGAATGACAGAACAGATTAAAAGGCTTTGCGAAAAGATTAAAACTATCTGACCCCAAAAAAGATGACTTATTAGAAGATTTACTCGCTTGGATGTTTGATGAGCGACTTCCAGGACGATCGCGTAAATGTGTCTGCTTGCCTCGTAAATCTGAGTGATGTAATTTCTCTGAAAGGGATTTCAAAAGCAAtttgttgaaactgagaataGACGCTTGGTGGCGCATGTCAGCAAGATAACAACAGCGACATCTGGTGGCCGCATGCACTCACTGACACCACTTTTTACAGCCTCCGTCATCGAGGCTATATTACCAATTTAGCAAAGTTTCAGACAAAGTTGGCAACACATATCCCCACTAATCACATTACAACAGTTAGCTAAATTTTAAACTCGTTTGGAAACTTTTAGAAACTACTGAAAAGCATAAAAATAGTTATTTGCAGCTCTAATCATAAGATAAAACCAGCAAGAAGCTGGGAAAAAGTTGATCAATTTTATTTGGGAATTGGGTGGATGGCATGAAACcacaaaatatttacaaatacGTATCTACAACAACAAACTGCAAGTGTGGATGCAAAAAGAGACAACAAGACTCTCCGAGTGCTGACATCGCCACACAATCGGGAATGCATCACTCGATAAGTTTCCAAACGTTGACACTTAAACCCATGCGCAGCACGACGTGCTTCTTCATCCTTCTTTGTTGACTTTCCGCCTACTCAAGAAGACTCTTCGTCGATCTTAGGCGCCAGGTAGTATTTGACGTGGCCCATGTCAGCAATCTTATATTCCACCACTGCACAAATGAAATCCCCGGCCCGACAAAAAATGGATGTTAAGACAAGATGGAATACGGTACTCAGTGGTGCTTTTAGGAGATGTTATGTCGCCGTGTCGCTTACCGAGAGGAATGTCCGCTGACATGCTGAGGGTGACTGTCTTGGACAGGGGAGTGGCTTTGGTGAAGAAGTTCAAGTAGTTGAGAGCAAAGATGAGCTGAACTGGCTCATTCATCTCAATAGTCACCTAGATGACATTCAGAATAGTTACATGAaaacagttctttttttttttttaaatcattactGTTTACTGAAATTTATTTAAGACtcaccgcctcctcctccttgtccaCATTGCTTGTTTGGGACAGCTTGATGTTTCCCGTGCCCAGCTCGCCACTAGCAGAGAACTTGACGCCATCCTTGGCGCAGGAGATCATGACGGCGTCTCCAATCTGCGAGAGATCGCGGCAAATGCGGGCAAACTCCCCTGATGGCATCTTGATCACACAGCTGTACTCCTGCTCCTGTGAACGTGGACGAGAGAAGGTCGGAAACCGTTGCATCGCCAAGCCGCGACAAGACCCAAAACCTTAATGGGACCTTACTGGAATTCCCAGCTGCTCCACATCGAGGTCCATCAACTTCATCTCATAATCTGACACCTTCTCCtggtctaaaaaaataaaagcactgtTAAAGAAAACGCAAACAAAAATAGCACAGAGTAGACTGGATTGTCCGTCAACTTACTGATGGTCTCGAAGACAAGCGCGAGTGTGTCTGCATTGTCGTCCGCTCGAACGGTGATGATGTCTTCATTTCCGGCGCACTTCAGGATCTTGGACATACTGGAAATTGAAAAAATGGTCAACTAAATCATGTCTACAATCATTTTAAGGGACATTTTATGCAACTTACGGTTTAAAATAAACTATGCTAATGAATGTTGTTATCAACCTACATTCCTTTGACTAGACAGGTTATGTTGGAGGTCATCTGtaaatatttcaattttgttAAATATATCCACAAACAACCCACTTTCAAACAATTTTGCCACTTATGTCTGTGTACATTTCTAGTCATTCAAAATAATAGCAATCGTTTTGTTGATGGTTTTGTTGATTATTCTTACATTTCTAATAAAGCTATATTttattaatgaaaaaaaaatcacgaaaatTTTAAAGAATGAATCGAGATCATTACAGTAATACCCACCACCGCGCCTTGTCAAtcctatgcaaatgaggcatgACGTCAGGGTGACTCGCTCCCGGAAGTGAAAATTCCCGGGTTCAAGAAATATTCCCGCCAAGTCTCAAATTGGCGCTCAAGTCAGGTTGGCACCCAATGACGAGTTCGGTGAACGAACAATGATAATGCGAAAGACTCGAGAGGCTTTGTATCTTAATAACATTCTTACGACACGCCTAAGTCGTTTCTATTACGCATATTGAAGGCTGTTACAGGCAACTCCATTTGGAGGAACATGCCCGGGCATCTCCGCCATGATGGCTACCTTTCTTTTTGCCCCTATTCGAACTTTCTTTGAGCATCACAATGAGACAAAAAAGTCGCAATACGGACAGTGTTGACATGAAGATTAAAGCACTTCCTAGTCATGCGGAATGTTACCTAAATTAACCAACAGACAGACACTTGTGTAAAGCTGCAATCCGAAGTTTGCCTCACGTAACAAATAAGTTAGCAATTGGCCACCACTTCTTTTAATGGCGGCTAACACTCGTTCTGAATAaattcaaaaatgttatttgacTGACCTGCCCAGGTTGACTCCCATGGCGAGGTTTCTGTCGCAGCGGTACGAGTCGAAGCCGTCACTGCGGAGGGTAAGCTGCACCAGGGAGACGTGAGAGGAGTCCATGCTCTGCAGCGAGATGCCGGACGAGCTGACATCCCAGCACGCCTCAGTGATCAGATCCTTCAAGGCCTCCAGCACCTTCTTCAAGATGGATCCTTGGACCAAGCGAGCCTCAAACATACTTGCTGTTGTGTTTGCTGAAAAGTTGGAATGGATAAAGACGGAGCAGTCGGAGTTACTTCCTCAAAGTCGGGGGTAGGTATTAATAAAGGCCGAGATTTGGAATTAGGAACAAGAAATAGGAGCCTTGGGTTAAGTCTTTGTCCCTGGTTAATCGAAAGAAGTACAATGTGACGACTAGGCGGAGGATTTGAAGCGTTTACGCGCGCCACAGCTATGTTATAATGGTATGGCGCAGCAACGTCATTTCCGCTACCGGTGTAGACTGCGCCTCTTCCACCAGGAAATCGGGTCTtaaaggcggccattttgaagaGGTCAACCCATCGAATCCCAACCTTAAGAGTTAATACGCGTATTTCACGTTATAAAATTCTAAAGGTAAACCAACAATCAAAAACATCACAGAAAGAGAGATGTTCTCATCTCAGTTAATTCACAAAAGTAGTCATTTTCACAGTGGGTGCCGTTTATTTCCCTCGGTGTTGGGCGTTGGCAAATGACGTTTACGTGCATTACCGCCGTCTACTGGTATGGAGGATGGTTCTAGTACTAAGTCGAGCCGTTTCTTGAAGCCAGAAGAAAATGGACTCCAAAAGATTAAATGTCCAATGTATATTTATTGACCAATGAAAAAAGCTTAGCATAAAGCCACACTTTTACGATTACAACCTTTTTCATACTGCTTTTTCTCCTCTCTGTGTAGTTTTGTGCCACTTGAGGCCAATCGTATTTCAAACGGTCGGACCGCTTAGAGGTCGGACAGGAAGTAGTTGGTTGCCATGGCGAGGATGGGCGCTCCCGTTGGCACACCAGGGAAGGGACCGCTGGAGCCAGCGATGTCGATGTGGGAGTATGGCAGAGGTGCCTCAGAATCCACACCATGCTGCATCAAAGTAAAGGTAATTTTAAATCTGAGGAGACAATGCAGCAAGTGAGTCATTTCTCCTTGTGACCCACCTTGTGCAGGCCCGACGCCATGATGAGGAAAGCCGCTGGAGTCTGATGTCCTCGAGGGGTCGCAGAAGATGGCAAGTTGTTGCACTGGAGAATATCCTCGTACTCGGATTTACCCTTATGAAACTCGTAGTCCTCCCTCCTGATGCTGGACACTTCGAAGAGGTCTCCCAGCACCTCTCCAGCTGCATGACGATAAAGGCAAGAACACAAATTTAAAtttgttgattaaaaaaatctaGTTTTAAATCTTTGATTGGGTAATCCCTGTAGTGTTGCAGCCATAGAATTAATTGTTCACCTTTTTGCCACTGAGCTGCATTTCCGGTGCGATGGGCGGGTCCGTTGTCCATGATTATCTGCAGAGAAATTCACAGCAGAAAAACCTCAACTCGAATATCACACTACCATCCATTGTCATCCAGTGATGGAGTCAGCTCTCACAGAATAGTTGGGTCCCATGGCTCTGATAGCATGGCCGGTTAGAGTCGCAATTGTGAACAGCTGCGGGGAAGTCTCGTGCACAGCCTGTGtaaaaaataatgcaaatagCATCAAAACCCTGTTCAAGAAAAATCCTCAAATGCAGCCTGATGATTGGTATGCGTGTCCCCTAAAACCTGAGCTGACCTTCTCTTTCATCTCACAAAGCAGGTCAACCATCACCATGCGTCCCTCGGCATCCGTGTTGCCGACTCTGACTCGGCGTCCAGCACGAGAGACCACCAGCTCGTCCGCCACGTAGCAGTCTGAAACACAAAGGTACAGTACATTCAAATGTGCCACtatcaagctttttttccctcctctacTTAGATTCAGCACTATCATAAAATGTCACTGACCTGAACCCACACTGTTGCGCACCATAGCCATGGAACCAACAACCTTCAAGTTTTTGGGCTTCAGCTTTGCCAAAATCTAAAATGGGAAACTATTAGTGGCATTCAGCATGTTCAGTTCTCCCCCTGCCTATTTGCGGTTTTACATTTCAAAGGGTAAGGTAACAAGAAGAAACGTGGTGGAAATTCAGGATTTCATTTTCAGTTCAAGTCAGTGGTAGTCACTCAATATCTGGCTATATCTTATTGATTATTGAGGATTACACACAGTCACTTGTGACAGACTGTCAGTGCAACTCACCTGGAAGAAGccggcaacagcagcagcaccacacTTGTCTCTGTGCATACCTGCCATGAAGCCGCCAGCCTTGATGTCTGCTCCGCCCGTGTCATACGTGATGCCCTGTATGCCAATTAACACAAATCCTGTTTTTagcagatgtaaaaaaaaacaaaaaaaaactgcgtgGGCATCGCATCTTCTCCTCTCACCTTGCCCACCAGCATGAGCGTCTTCTGGATAGGGCCCTCGCCACAGTACTGCAACTTAATGACTCTGGCCTGGTGACGTGGTACACCTGTACAAAAGAGGGGAACGTGAATGGGGGCGCGCTAGCAAGGAGCATGCTCGCAACAAGACGTGCGGCTCTTACTGTTGGCACAGCGGTTGACAGCAGCCAGGCAGGGGTACTCCCTCTCCAGGAATTTTACATCACTTATCACTTCTACCTAAAGGGAACACACAATTTCACATCACATCAGGGTTTCCAAACCTTCAGGGCCTCATACATTATAGCAAGTATTGTCAGAAAAATGAAGCGGTGCTTGTGGAAAAGCAATTCATTATTCGGCCTGTCACAGTCGTACTGAAAATAGATATGAACAAAGGAACGCAGAACAAACAGGATTAGTCCTTGGTTTAACTACCTGCACGGGGCTGTTCTTGAAGAGTTCCACAACGTACTCGGCCACGCGAGGAGCAGCCATTCGCTCAGGATCCGAGCCGCCGATGTCGCGGCATGCCAGCCTAAGAAACGAGAATTTTCTATCAAGGATTGAATGGCACAATTATGAGAATAAGGTGAACTCATTTGACTGTACCGTCCACTTTCCAGACCGCCAACCAGATCCACCAGGCTTTTTCCCAGGTTTGCCTGAGGCACCCAGAGACCCAGCACGCACGCCTTGTGGTTGGACGATTTGATATTCGCCTCCCTCACTTCTAGAGGCTATTATAGGAAAAACACACGGTGAGCATCATTTAGAATACGCATGTAACTCCCACAAATGTCAAGTTAACATTACATAACGTTATGCTCCAGAGTTGTATGCCCCATAGAATTtacgcaccaaaaaaaaaagggtcaagTCAATCCAAACAAAGTAATGTGTTCATTTTACCATGTAGAGCGCATGAAGAGCCCCAAGTGCAGCCACCAGCGTGCTGTTCTTATAGTCCTTGTGTTGAGGACACACCAGCAGGGGGCGTTGCAATCCTGCTTTCAATGCCCTGAAATGACAAGTGTGAGAAATAAGAGAAAATAAAACTAGAGATCTTCCTGCCATGTAGCATACCAACCGCTTCATAGCATTGACAGCCGCGTCGCTGAAGCGTCTGACATCATCGTAGTCACGGTTGACGGGGCCGGTAGCGGAAAACACCAATCGGTTGCCAGGGAGACCTGGGACCTTCAGGACTACCACCTCTTCCCCCAGACCACTGTCCACCTGTTATGTGATTTCATCACCGTTGAAGCTTCAGTCGTAAACCAACTGTGTGTTTATTAATAAAGAGGCTGTCGAATCTGCAACTTCTTTATTGTCAAAGTGCATTTTGTCTCACATAAGTGGCAAGGACTTGGTCAGTGAATATATTAGTTTGCCTTGAAAGTTCTGCTTTAAAAGGGCAGCAATTCACAAATCCTTCCAAATTTTTGTTAGACATTTTGACTTAATATATCGCAGTGGTGCATTTGGGCATTTCTtcgtttgtggatgggtcatcaCCTAGTGGACTTACAGTGTTGTAGTCCTGCAGGGGGGCTTTCAGACATTCAAGTGTGGAGGGCAAATCATCATGGCTCTGCGCTATCAAAACGACGCCATCAAATctgaaagtgcaaaaaaaaaatataaccaACAAAATGTCTGCAGAGGATATGCAAGCTatcgacaacaacaaaaagaggatgTGTTCCCTTTCTTCTGGTACTCACTTCTGGTCCTTGAGATCAGTGGTCCACTCAATGGGCTGCACACtagcagaaaaagaaaaaaaaagtttttgttttttttgggttaaACTTGGGCAACTTTATGAAAAGATGAGACTTGAAGATGCCAGACGTCAGTGCAAGTTCATGATAAGGAATAATCACAGTAAGGGAGACCTTTGCTCATTCAGTCCTTATCTCTAAACCTCCATTCTGCCTTGATGtgcacttttttaaaatatttttaaagagcCAACTTCACAAAATACGTTTGTCAGGCAGACCTTTAGGACCAAAATACTCAAATGAGTCATGCACGACATAATAGCTGAATAAATTCAAATTAAGACGTAGAAATTTAATTACCTAATCAAATAAATATCAATACAAGCTCAAATCACAGATGAATTATGATTCTCTTCAATTAAATGCTATGTAGTAGTCcactgtcaaaataaaaagtaCCAGCTAAACAAACCTTTAAACGGGTTCAGAGTTCTAAATTTAACTTAGTAGTTTGGTTAGCTCTCAGTCGCAATCTTGTTATGGGGTCAGTGGTAAGATTCCGTTTTACCTGGTGCACATCGTGGTGGTCGTCCTGCTTCGTCTACGACCGAGAAGTGAAAAAGAAATGACTGCTCGGCGGTGACAACGGGGTTTACCGTTTGGTCACATGATCTGAGCACCCGTTGCCTTCACATGTATTCAAAAAAATCGGAATATCCTCAGTGTTTATCGTAGcgattatatttaaaaaaaatagcatcatATTATCGAGCTAGTACGTTAAATATAAAAGCGATATAATcgataatattttaaaataatgctATTGGACGATAAATAACTGTTTCAGAGGGTTTATTTGGACGATTTGGAAAATTTCGGTTAGCTTAGAATCGATTTCTGTTGCCTGATGGGAATTGTAGTTTTTGATCAAACAAAGCATTAgactgcagctttttttttttttaaatcaacaaaTCTATGTTTCTTTGGACAATCACGATTGTTGCCATGAATCTGTATATTAATTTGACATTTCTTCCAGAAACAATAGTTAGCGAGAGACGAATGAATAGAAATATGAGAAGCTAAGCGGAAGTTGTGAAGGTAGAGCTTTGTGCGTACGACAAGAGGTTAGTATTAACCAGAGACTGTGCAAAGGGCATTACATGGTTGAATGACGCTTTTGCATATTAACTTTATGAAATGAAGTGAGAATAGATCAGACACCGCTCGAGTTTCAGGTAAGCAACATAGCTATgaggttgcttttttttttttttttttgtaagagtggaagggggggggcgtTGCTGAGTTTGagctgcattaaaaaaatgcaattctggTTGAGTTTTCCACTTATCAGGCTTAATGTAATCATCATCTTCCCTCTTCTTAAACGCCGTTGCTTGAGACCATGCCGAGCTATATTTGCTGAGTGGAAATGTACACAAGCCACAGGGAATGATTAAACAACCAAATGAACCTTTACTGCAACTGTAACCTTATGAAATTCTATTTTACCAACAACAGTTGCACTTCTTTTGTTACCAACAGATGAGGGCTCTTCTTGGCTCCTTGCGCAACCGGAGTTTGCTCTCTCGGAGTTACTCAGTGACCCCGCAGCGACGGGGTCTGTGTAACGCACCTATGCGTCTAGTGCAGTTTCATCACCACGGTGATGGAGAAGGAGTCAGAGTTGGGGTGGAGCAGGACCTAGGCCTCGATGTGGTGGACCTCAGGGCGTTTGACCCCTCCATGCCTTCCACTCTGAAAGAGCTTCTGGAGATGGGAGATAAAGGCCTGGATTGTGCATGGAGGTATCTTGAGTGTATGGACTTCTGTACATAATATTCCTGTTTGTTAAACATGACAATTTCTTCATCCTCACCTCAGGGCACTGTCTTCTGGCCAGTGTGTGCTAAAGCGCTCGGACatcaggctgttgtctcccattTTAGCCCCGGAGAAGGTAGTTTGTGTGGGTCTAAACTACCGTGACCACTGCCTGGAACAGAACGCCCCCATCCCAAAAGAGCCCATCATCTTCAGCAAGTTTCCCAATGCAATCACGGGCCCATATgatgacatttttcttccttCCGAGAGCCAGGTGAGTTCCAAGAGGCCAGAACAACTGATAGTAAAAGCGAAATAAATTCATGTTGATTAGAAAAATCACAAATTCTGTCTATCACTGTCATGATCCACTGAGTGACATTTTAGCCTTATTTGGATACTCTAGCCACCAAGCTAAGActtaagcatgtttttggactgGATCTGGACAAAGATTACAATATTATCCAGTGTAGGCTATCATACTTGTTAGGATAAGTGCCTAGAACTGATAAACAACATCCTGACCTTGCTTTATCTTCTGGTGTAAAGGAGGTGGACTGGGAAGTGGAGCTGGCTTTTGTGATTGGACGGCGAGGAAAGCACATCAAGGTGAGCGTCACTGCATGGTTGCCACGCAACAGACTTCTGAGATGTGCCGCCACGCTGTTCAGGAAGAAGAGGCCCTTTCCTACGTGGCGGGCTTCATGGTGGCCAATGACGTCAGCGCGCGTGACTGGCAGATGAAGCGTAATGGAAAGCAGTGGCTGCTCGGAAAGACGTTTGAAAGCTTTTGTCCGCTCGGCCCCGCATTAGTGACCAAAGATGCTGTGCGAGGTGAAGCTTTCCTCTGTTTACCCATATCTACCGGTTGCCATGGCAAAGACAAACTTGCTCAGTTTTGAGGGTATCTGCAAAAAGTACATCAATACTAACTCCAAAATGACATGACCTCCAGATCCTCACAACTTGGGAATTCGTTGCCTGGTCAATGGGGAAAACGTTCAGAGCAGCAGCACCAATCAGATGATCTTCAAGACTGAGGCGCTGATCTCCTGGGTTTcaaagtaagactgttgttccatcttaaaaaaaaaaaacactgtgcattcaacaaacaaaaatcatgaaaagGTCTGGCTAACATTTTATGAACAGACGAGAATGTCTGTCAAAATGGGAACGCTCTAAGAGTGGGAGATGTTTTCACCGTTATGGGACAGGACAGGACTTCttttaattaatattttgaAACTATGGTCCGAACAGCACAGATCCACTTCAGTATCAATGTCTGTGTTTTTGCATATGTACAAATCAAGTTTCATAATTCTGCTAGATAAAGGGCAATTCATAATGATATTGACCTACAAGCTACTCACAGCTTGAGGCATGATAATAGTTTAACTTGTGTGCTTTCTTCCTCCTTTTCAGGTTTGTGACGTTAACTCCCGGAGACGTGTTCCTGACAGGCACACCTCCTGGCGTAGGAGTGTTCAGAAAGCCGCCCGTCTTCCTTAAGGTTTTTTACTTTGTCAAACTGCTCAAAGAAAGTGGTTGGGGGTTGCATGTTGCTGCACACAAGTAACATTTTTCAAACCATAATGAGACATGAGCGGTGTTCGAACTGAATGGTTCTGTCTTTCAGAAAGGAGATGTTGTGGAGTGTCAAATAGACCTGTTGGGATCCATCGTCAACAGAGTGGTTTGAAACGAGAGAAAGTGTGTGGTAAAAAATCATAACTGTTGGAATTGCTTATTTCTCGATGGaagcaaattgtttgatatacgGTATGGCTTCATGTGgcacttgggaaaaaaaatggcagtaagcacatagaaaataaacttaTTCCAAAATGCAAATTCAGTATTAAGGTTAAATGTGATCTGTGGTCAAATCTATGTGTCAAATTGATGTGGTTGAAAATTATAAGAGATATTTCTTAGTGTGGGTGTATTAATGCTGTATTTATATTGTAGAATAGTTGTAGAATTTTCAGAGCATAAAAGTCACTTTCTTTTCCAAAGTGGCCAAATTATTTATGCATATATATGTGAAAATACACCGCACCCGGGTCACAgctatattgtgtgtgtgtgtgtgtgtgtgtgtgtgtgtgtgtgtgtgtgtgtgtgtgtgtgtgtgtgtgtgtgtgtgtgtgtgtgtgtgtatatatatatatatatatatatatatgtcactctggtta
This genomic window contains:
- the fahd2a gene encoding fumarylacetoacetate hydrolase domain-containing protein 2A — encoded protein: MRALLGSLRNRSLLSRSYSVTPQRRGLCNAPMRLVQFHHHGDGEGVRVGVEQDLGLDVVDLRAFDPSMPSTLKELLEMGDKGLDCAWRALSSGQCVLKRSDIRLLSPILAPEKVVCVGLNYRDHCLEQNAPIPKEPIIFSKFPNAITGPYDDIFLPSESQEVDWEVELAFVIGRRGKHIKEEEALSYVAGFMVANDVSARDWQMKRNGKQWLLGKTFESFCPLGPALVTKDAVRDPHNLGIRCLVNGENVQSSSTNQMIFKTEALISWVSKFVTLTPGDVFLTGTPPGVGVFRKPPVFLKKGDVVECQIDLLGSIVNRVV
- the zgc:152830 gene encoding putative aminopeptidase W07G4.4 — protein: MCTSVQPIEWTTDLKDQKFDGVVLIAQSHDDLPSTLECLKAPLQDYNTVDSGLGEEVVVLKVPGLPGNRLVFSATGPVNRDYDDVRRFSDAAVNAMKRALKAGLQRPLLVCPQHKDYKNSTLVAALGALHALYMPLEVREANIKSSNHKACVLGLWVPQANLGKSLVDLVGGLESGRLACRDIGGSDPERMAAPRVAEYVVELFKNSPVQVEVISDVKFLEREYPCLAAVNRCANSVPRHQARVIKLQYCGEGPIQKTLMLVGKGITYDTGGADIKAGGFMAGMHRDKCGAAAVAGFFQILAKLKPKNLKVVGSMAMVRNSVGSDCYVADELVVSRAGRRVRVGNTDAEGRMVMVDLLCEMKEKAVHETSPQLFTIATLTGHAIRAMGPNYSIIMDNGPAHRTGNAAQWQKAGEVLGDLFEVSSIRREDYEFHKGKSEYEDILQCNNLPSSATPRGHQTPAAFLIMASGLHKHGVDSEAPLPYSHIDIAGSSGPFPGVPTGAPILAMATNYFLSDL
- the pcna gene encoding proliferating cell nuclear antigen, producing MFEARLVQGSILKKVLEALKDLITEACWDVSSSGISLQSMDSSHVSLVQLTLRSDGFDSYRCDRNLAMGVNLGSMSKILKCAGNEDIITVRADDNADTLALVFETINQEKVSDYEMKLMDLDVEQLGIPEQEYSCVIKMPSGEFARICRDLSQIGDAVMISCAKDGVKFSASGELGTGNIKLSQTSNVDKEEEAVTIEMNEPVQLIFALNYLNFFTKATPLSKTVTLSMSADIPLVVEYKIADMGHVKYYLAPKIDEESS